Proteins encoded together in one Bacteroides zoogleoformans window:
- a CDS encoding TonB-dependent receptor: protein MNNVLLEKVLNEIELQTEYLFIYNHQVNINKTVSVNVDKQTVSKVLDKIFADTNIHYRLKGKHIILSPATDAVNKAQQQNLTIKGFVKDTKGLPVIGATVIEKGTTNGTATDINGNFTLTVSSAKSLLEVSYIGYKKEEVEAMSGKPVSIVLHEDNELLDEIVVVGYGSQVKVNLTGSVASIDSKELADRPVTSVSSGLQGLVPGMTVTSGEGRPGQDGASILIRGLGTWNSASPYILIDGIQSGSMNQIDPNDIASISVLKDAASAAIYGSKAANGVILITTKRGKTGRATVNYSGKIGWQKATGFVERMHSGDAAEYYNKALENSGAAPRFTEEEIKKFKDGSDPFAYPDTDWNKLGFDGSGFMNQHNVSVSGGNEHVKYMTSAGFLDQNGIMRNCNRRQFNMRSNIDIVLSKRFTLRSGMSYINNYYKDADNSYIGGGSDQIIRQINRIAPWIPYKNEDGTYGTIGDGNPIAWLDLNQTINRKNQNFAGNIELEYHITDGLQLSAKGAYTGNNQEYDAFRKDIQYNKNKYHGPNKLSSRAYFWDRESLDLLLNYQKTLGRHHHLKALAGYRIEDYHYKELRGERENFPNNTLTDLNAGTESTQTNSGYTRSLSMMSYFGRINYDYKGRYLFEANLRADASSRFSPDHRWGYFPSVSVGWRISEETFMNWSKKWMDSMKIRASWGQLGNQSALNSDNSDDYYPWMVTYSIGHNYPFDDTVETGIAQTSHRIASISWEKSTTWGVGIDMALLNAVDLSIDYYNRKTTDIIMSVPVPGTFGLKAYKDNVGAMSNRGLEISATYHKEWKDWRFRVSGNWSTNHNKILDLGGVDKMYDGNKIHQVGKPYASFYTYQADGLFKSQEEADEYTKTYGNPFGPKFMAGDIRYKDTSGDGKLTSADRVIGNNEKPKFTFGLNLSAAWKSLDLSLLMQGASGVQRYFTEEVFGTFEGDTSHPSTAWFDAWSPENPNGSFPRLYSDKNSASRPGNYSTFWLFSTNYLRIKNIQLGWTLPKAYTAHLGISKARIFYSGENLLKFDNLPVNIDPEAPSGRGSHYPQVMTNSFGINITF, encoded by the coding sequence ATGAACAACGTCTTATTAGAAAAAGTACTGAATGAAATCGAACTCCAGACAGAATATTTATTTATCTACAACCACCAAGTCAATATCAATAAAACAGTATCAGTGAATGTGGATAAACAAACTGTCAGTAAAGTACTCGATAAGATTTTCGCAGATACAAACATTCATTACAGACTTAAAGGCAAACATATCATTCTGTCTCCGGCAACAGATGCGGTAAACAAAGCACAGCAACAAAACCTGACTATAAAAGGGTTCGTAAAAGATACCAAAGGATTGCCCGTTATCGGAGCCACAGTGATTGAAAAAGGGACGACCAACGGAACGGCCACCGATATAAACGGAAATTTCACCCTTACAGTATCATCGGCCAAATCGTTGTTGGAAGTCTCCTATATAGGATATAAAAAAGAGGAGGTTGAAGCCATGAGCGGCAAACCCGTCTCCATCGTTTTGCACGAAGACAATGAATTGCTTGATGAAATAGTGGTAGTAGGATACGGTTCGCAAGTCAAAGTCAACCTTACCGGCTCGGTAGCATCCATTGACAGCAAAGAACTGGCTGACAGGCCGGTTACTTCCGTTTCATCCGGCCTCCAAGGGCTTGTTCCGGGCATGACGGTTACCTCAGGAGAAGGGCGTCCGGGACAAGACGGCGCTTCTATCCTTATCAGAGGATTGGGCACGTGGAATTCCGCATCACCCTATATTCTGATTGACGGTATCCAATCCGGCTCAATGAATCAAATCGACCCCAATGACATTGCCTCCATCTCCGTACTGAAAGATGCCGCTTCGGCCGCTATCTATGGCTCTAAAGCCGCCAATGGAGTGATTCTTATTACCACCAAACGCGGAAAGACCGGACGCGCAACTGTGAACTACTCTGGTAAAATCGGGTGGCAAAAAGCCACAGGATTTGTTGAGCGCATGCACTCCGGCGATGCTGCCGAATACTATAATAAGGCTTTGGAAAACAGCGGAGCCGCTCCCCGGTTCACCGAAGAAGAGATTAAGAAATTCAAAGACGGCTCCGATCCTTTTGCTTATCCCGATACCGATTGGAATAAATTGGGATTTGACGGCAGCGGCTTTATGAACCAACATAACGTAAGCGTATCAGGCGGTAACGAACATGTAAAATACATGACTTCTGCCGGTTTCCTCGACCAAAACGGCATCATGCGCAATTGCAACCGCCGACAATTCAATATGCGCTCCAATATAGATATTGTCCTGTCCAAAAGGTTTACACTGCGCTCCGGCATGTCATATATCAACAATTACTATAAGGATGCCGATAATTCGTATATCGGTGGGGGGTCCGATCAAATCATACGCCAAATCAACCGCATAGCTCCATGGATTCCTTATAAGAACGAAGACGGCACATACGGAACCATCGGTGATGGAAATCCCATCGCCTGGCTCGACCTGAACCAAACCATCAATCGGAAGAACCAGAACTTTGCGGGAAACATCGAACTGGAATACCACATAACAGATGGCCTTCAACTCTCCGCAAAGGGGGCATATACGGGAAACAATCAAGAATACGATGCTTTCCGTAAAGACATCCAATACAACAAGAACAAGTATCACGGCCCCAATAAACTGAGTTCGAGAGCATACTTTTGGGACCGCGAGTCACTTGACTTGCTGCTGAATTATCAGAAGACTTTAGGCAGACACCATCATCTGAAAGCTTTGGCCGGGTATCGCATAGAAGACTACCACTACAAAGAGTTGAGAGGAGAACGCGAAAACTTCCCCAACAATACACTTACAGACCTAAATGCCGGAACAGAATCCACACAAACCAATTCAGGATATACCCGATCACTGAGCATGATGTCGTACTTCGGACGCATCAACTACGATTACAAAGGACGTTATCTGTTTGAAGCCAACCTCCGTGCCGACGCTTCTTCCCGTTTCAGTCCAGACCATCGGTGGGGATATTTCCCTTCTGTATCGGTGGGGTGGAGAATATCCGAAGAAACGTTCATGAATTGGTCGAAGAAATGGATGGATTCGATGAAGATACGTGCCTCTTGGGGACAGCTGGGTAATCAAAGTGCGCTGAACAGTGACAATAGCGACGACTATTACCCATGGATGGTGACTTACAGCATCGGGCACAATTATCCGTTTGACGATACGGTAGAAACCGGTATCGCACAAACGTCACATCGCATAGCCTCCATTTCATGGGAGAAATCCACCACTTGGGGAGTGGGAATCGACATGGCTTTGCTGAATGCCGTCGACCTGAGCATCGATTACTACAACCGTAAGACCACGGATATTATCATGAGCGTTCCCGTACCGGGCACTTTCGGTTTGAAAGCCTATAAGGATAACGTTGGAGCCATGTCCAACCGAGGTCTGGAAATCAGTGCCACCTATCATAAGGAATGGAAAGACTGGAGATTCAGAGTAAGCGGCAACTGGAGCACCAACCATAACAAAATACTCGATTTGGGAGGGGTAGATAAAATGTACGACGGCAATAAGATACACCAAGTAGGGAAACCCTATGCCTCGTTCTACACTTACCAAGCCGACGGTTTATTCAAAAGTCAGGAAGAAGCCGATGAATATACCAAAACTTACGGCAATCCGTTCGGGCCGAAGTTCATGGCCGGAGACATCCGTTACAAAGATACGTCGGGCGATGGTAAGTTAACCTCTGCCGACCGTGTCATCGGCAATAACGAGAAACCGAAGTTCACTTTCGGACTGAACTTATCGGCAGCATGGAAAAGTTTGGACCTTTCCCTTCTGATGCAAGGAGCGTCAGGCGTTCAGCGCTATTTCACCGAAGAAGTCTTCGGCACCTTCGAAGGGGATACGTCGCATCCGTCCACGGCTTGGTTTGATGCATGGTCGCCCGAAAACCCCAATGGTTCATTTCCGCGGTTGTATTCCGATAAAAATTCGGCCAGCCGTCCGGGCAACTACTCCACTTTCTGGTTGTTCTCCACCAACTATCTGCGGATAAAGAACATACAATTGGGATGGACGCTTCCCAAAGCATATACGGCCCATCTGGGCATAAGCAAAGCCCGTATATTCTATTCGGGAGAGAATCTGCTGAAGTTCGATAACCTTCCGGTCAACATAGATCCCGAAGCACCTTCAGGCCGCGGTTCACACTATCCACAAGTAATGACAAACTCATTCGGCATAAACATAACCTTTTAA
- the ybeY gene encoding rRNA maturation RNase YbeY: MISYHAEGIEMPALKKHETTEWIKSVAASYGKRIGEITYIFCSDEKILEVNRHYLQHDYYTDIITFDYCEGNRLNGDLFISLDTVRTNAEQFAGNDYERELHRVVIHGILHLCGINDKGPGEREQMEAAENKALEMRAPK, from the coding sequence ATGATTAGCTACCACGCTGAAGGCATCGAAATGCCCGCCCTCAAGAAACACGAGACAACGGAATGGATCAAGTCCGTGGCTGCCTCATACGGCAAAAGAATCGGTGAAATCACCTATATCTTCTGTTCGGACGAGAAAATCCTTGAAGTGAACCGCCACTATCTGCAACACGACTATTACACGGACATCATCACCTTCGACTACTGCGAGGGAAACCGCCTCAACGGCGACCTCTTCATCAGCCTCGACACCGTGCGCACCAATGCGGAACAGTTTGCCGGCAATGATTATGAAAGAGAATTGCACCGCGTCGTCATCCACGGCATCCTCCACCTTTGCGGTATCAACGACAAAGGGCCGGGCGAACGGGAACAGATGGAGGCGGCGGAGAACAAGGCGCTGGAGATGAGAGCACCGAAATGA
- a CDS encoding M28 family metallopeptidase — MYKVFLGIICCLSFALSLHAQSPQEKGLQSINRASAEAIVRFLADDELQGREAGTHGARIAARYLASCLKEAGIEPLDSTYYQPFEACGKERWQRDRWEVHPDSVARLKQGVYRSLHMSNVLGVIPGRRSDEYVVVGAHFDHLGMDCTLADDAIYNGADDNASGVSAVLQIARAFRASGHRPLRTVVFAFWDGEEKGLLGSRYFVQTSPFISQVKGYLNFDMIGRNNKPEQPQHVVYFYTAGHPAFGDWLKQDVARHGLKLQPDYRAWDNPVGGSDNASFALQGIPVIWYHTDGHPDYHRPSDHADRLNWEKVVEITKAAFLNAWNLANENNY; from the coding sequence ATGTATAAAGTCTTTTTAGGAATAATCTGTTGCCTTTCCTTCGCGTTGTCCTTGCATGCGCAATCACCGCAAGAAAAAGGACTGCAAAGCATCAACCGCGCTTCGGCCGAAGCCATTGTACGCTTTCTGGCCGACGACGAGCTGCAAGGACGCGAAGCCGGCACGCACGGTGCACGCATAGCGGCACGCTACTTGGCCTCCTGCCTGAAAGAAGCCGGTATTGAGCCGTTAGATAGCACGTATTACCAACCTTTCGAGGCATGCGGCAAAGAACGCTGGCAACGGGACAGATGGGAAGTACACCCCGACTCCGTCGCCCGTTTGAAACAAGGCGTGTACCGTTCGTTGCACATGAGCAACGTGTTAGGAGTCATTCCGGGGCGGCGTAGCGATGAGTATGTAGTGGTAGGTGCGCACTTCGACCATCTGGGCATGGACTGCACCCTTGCCGATGATGCCATATACAACGGCGCCGACGACAATGCTTCGGGCGTTTCGGCCGTATTGCAGATAGCACGCGCATTCCGGGCTTCGGGGCACCGACCGTTGCGAACGGTTGTCTTCGCTTTCTGGGACGGCGAAGAGAAAGGACTGCTCGGCTCCCGGTATTTCGTACAGACATCCCCCTTCATCAGCCAAGTGAAAGGCTACCTCAACTTCGACATGATAGGCCGAAACAACAAGCCCGAACAACCGCAACACGTAGTCTACTTCTATACCGCCGGCCATCCCGCTTTCGGCGACTGGCTGAAGCAGGACGTTGCACGCCACGGACTGAAGCTGCAACCCGACTACCGTGCCTGGGACAATCCCGTAGGCGGAAGCGACAACGCCTCCTTTGCCCTGCAAGGCATCCCCGTCATCTGGTATCACACGGACGGACATCCCGACTACCACCGCCCTTCGGACCATGCCGACCGCCTGAACTGGGAAAAAGTGGTCGAAATAACCAAAGCGGCGTTTCTCAACGCATGGAACCTCGCCAACGAGAACAACTATTAA
- a CDS encoding nucleoside recognition domain-containing protein — translation MVLNYIWVAFFVIAFIVALCRLIFTGDTEIFTELVNSTFSSSKTAFEISLGLTGILALWLGVMKIGENSGMINALSRWLSPVFCRLFPEIPKGHPAMGSIFMNLSANMLGLDNAATPMGLKAMKELQELNPKKDTATNPMVMFLVLNTSGLILIPVSIMMYRAQMGAAQPTDIFIPTLITTAVSTLVGVIAVSIAQRINLLNKPILILIGCISLFFAALIYLFTRIERTEMGTYSTLIANILLFSIILLFILWGLWKKINVYDAFIEGAKEGFTTAVRIIPYLVAFLVGIAVFRTSGAMDLLIDGIGRAVGLLGVDTSFVGALPTALMKSLSGSGANGLMIDTMKQYGADSFVGRMSCVARGASDTTFYILAVYFGSVGITKTRNAVTCGLIADFSGIIAAIIISYIFFFGEV, via the coding sequence ATGGTTTTAAATTATATCTGGGTAGCATTTTTCGTCATCGCATTCATCGTGGCCCTTTGCCGGCTCATCTTCACGGGCGACACGGAGATATTCACGGAACTTGTCAACTCCACGTTCTCCTCTTCCAAAACAGCGTTCGAGATATCTTTGGGATTGACGGGAATACTCGCCCTCTGGCTGGGCGTGATGAAGATAGGCGAAAACAGCGGCATGATCAATGCGCTTTCGCGCTGGCTGAGCCCGGTGTTCTGCCGCCTATTCCCCGAAATACCGAAAGGACATCCCGCCATGGGTTCCATTTTCATGAACCTCTCCGCCAATATGCTGGGATTGGATAATGCCGCCACGCCCATGGGGCTGAAAGCCATGAAAGAGCTTCAGGAGCTCAACCCCAAGAAAGACACCGCCACCAACCCGATGGTAATGTTCCTCGTGCTCAACACTTCGGGGCTGATACTTATCCCTGTCAGCATCATGATGTATCGCGCGCAGATGGGTGCGGCACAGCCCACGGATATCTTCATCCCCACACTGATAACGACCGCCGTCTCTACCCTTGTCGGTGTAATCGCCGTCAGCATAGCCCAGCGCATCAACCTGCTGAACAAGCCCATACTCATCCTGATAGGTTGCATCAGCCTCTTTTTCGCCGCACTGATTTATCTGTTTACACGCATCGAGCGTACCGAAATGGGCACATACTCCACCCTGATAGCCAACATCCTGCTGTTCTCCATCATCCTGCTGTTCATCCTTTGGGGACTGTGGAAGAAAATCAATGTGTACGACGCCTTCATCGAAGGAGCGAAAGAGGGTTTCACCACCGCCGTGCGCATCATACCTTATTTAGTGGCTTTCCTCGTTGGAATCGCCGTTTTTCGCACTTCCGGAGCAATGGATTTATTGATAGACGGTATCGGCCGTGCCGTAGGGCTGCTCGGAGTGGACACGAGTTTCGTAGGAGCTTTGCCCACCGCCCTGATGAAGTCACTGAGCGGCAGCGGAGCTAACGGGTTGATGATTGACACCATGAAGCAGTATGGAGCCGACTCGTTCGTGGGCCGCATGAGTTGCGTGGCCCGTGGGGCTTCGGACACCACGTTCTACATCCTTGCCGTATATTTCGGCAGCGTGGGCATCACCAAAACACGCAATGCCGTGACCTGCGGTCTGATTGCCGACTTCTCCGGCATCATCGCCGCCATCATCATCAGTTATATTTTCTTCTTCGGGGAGGTTTGA
- a CDS encoding RNA polymerase sigma-70 factor: protein MNRSIEYESLFNTVYRTYKTAFLRFAFTYVHDYTVAADLTADAFSDFWEKNLLCSEKEAASYILTSIKNKCLNHLKHQRVVDTASISLTEYQKWELHARINQLESCDPTNFFSNEIRQIINETLQSLPARTRQIFIMSRFDGKSYSEIATATNISVKGVEFHISKALKAFRISLKDYFPFLFLFFSFFSLGGRWG, encoded by the coding sequence ATGAATAGAAGCATAGAATATGAATCGTTGTTCAACACCGTTTACCGCACATACAAAACGGCCTTTTTGCGGTTTGCATTCACTTATGTACACGATTACACAGTAGCAGCCGACCTTACGGCAGACGCTTTTTCCGATTTCTGGGAAAAGAATCTGCTCTGCTCAGAAAAAGAGGCTGCTTCTTACATACTGACTTCCATCAAGAACAAATGTCTCAACCATTTGAAACACCAACGTGTGGTAGATACCGCTTCTATCAGTCTGACAGAATATCAGAAGTGGGAACTGCATGCACGTATCAATCAATTGGAAAGTTGTGACCCCACAAATTTCTTCTCAAATGAAATAAGACAAATAATTAACGAGACACTACAATCACTTCCGGCACGCACCCGCCAAATTTTCATAATGAGCAGATTCGATGGAAAGAGCTACTCCGAAATAGCCACGGCTACAAACATTTCCGTAAAAGGAGTAGAGTTCCATATAAGTAAAGCATTGAAAGCTTTTCGAATATCGCTAAAAGACTATTTTCCTTTCCTTTTCTTGTTTTTTTCCTTTTTCTCACTAGGGGGACGATGGGGGTAG
- a CDS encoding RagB/SusD family nutrient uptake outer membrane protein, translated as MKSYKLIVWASIALLSASSCDSFLDKVPHDSLSPSTFWQTEKDVYNAVTACYEKWSNPVGSDDILFADCMSDIAYKASSSGNYKFVANGTMSQTHTMSYYNYSLIRRCNTFFAKAEKVNFDEKVKNDLFAQVRTIRAYRYFQMNFWYGGVPLITDLPETAVAAQVEKTSEDKIKEFVYNELDQAIPMLNIRPAQKGRIARGTALAVKMRAALYWGDYKKAREAADAIRQLGMYQLDSNFLEMFSLQGQTSKEIIYAMQHVPTTFPFENCIRLFNNGDGGWASMVPTSNLVDMFEMKNGLMPDEPGSGYDPEHPFANRDPRLAKTIIYPGMDWLGKNGKVRVFNTLDKKIGGVSNPDFYNASNNASKTGMIWAKYTVPISQYSPSLDNEALCPILFRYAEVLLTIAEANVELNENLDEALDIIDQLRTRGGMSKLNRSKYTDQKSIRTLIRRERTIELAGEGMRRADIVRWKDDNGKMVAHTVLNGTLYRMIGTVNEKESNPEMRARIEPRTSANEKQCRIEDRVFNDHNRYLPFPQSELENNPKLKQNDGYAN; from the coding sequence ATGAAATCGTATAAATTGATAGTCTGGGCATCCATCGCCCTGTTATCCGCCTCTTCGTGCGACAGCTTCTTGGATAAGGTTCCCCACGATTCCTTATCACCTTCCACTTTCTGGCAGACGGAGAAAGACGTCTACAATGCCGTTACGGCCTGCTATGAGAAATGGTCAAACCCCGTCGGCTCCGATGACATTCTTTTTGCCGACTGCATGTCCGACATAGCCTATAAGGCTTCATCATCGGGCAACTACAAGTTCGTGGCTAATGGCACCATGTCTCAAACTCACACCATGTCATATTACAACTACTCTCTCATCCGTCGTTGCAACACATTCTTTGCAAAGGCAGAAAAAGTGAACTTCGACGAAAAAGTCAAGAATGATTTGTTTGCTCAGGTGCGCACCATCCGTGCTTATCGCTATTTCCAGATGAATTTCTGGTATGGTGGCGTACCGTTGATTACCGACCTACCCGAAACGGCGGTGGCAGCTCAAGTGGAAAAGACCTCCGAAGACAAAATAAAAGAGTTTGTCTATAATGAACTGGACCAAGCCATCCCGATGCTGAACATAAGACCTGCACAAAAAGGGCGTATCGCCCGGGGCACAGCTTTAGCCGTGAAAATGAGGGCTGCCTTGTATTGGGGAGATTATAAGAAAGCACGCGAAGCTGCCGATGCCATCAGACAATTGGGCATGTATCAGTTGGATTCCAATTTTCTCGAAATGTTCAGCCTGCAAGGACAAACTTCGAAAGAAATAATCTACGCCATGCAACATGTGCCCACCACATTTCCGTTCGAGAACTGCATCCGCCTTTTCAACAACGGCGACGGAGGATGGGCTTCGATGGTACCCACAAGCAACCTTGTGGACATGTTTGAAATGAAAAACGGATTGATGCCCGATGAACCGGGTTCCGGATACGACCCCGAACATCCGTTTGCCAATCGCGATCCGCGTCTTGCCAAAACCATCATATATCCGGGTATGGACTGGTTAGGAAAGAACGGAAAAGTCAGAGTGTTCAATACATTGGATAAGAAAATCGGCGGAGTATCGAATCCCGACTTTTACAACGCTTCCAACAATGCCTCGAAGACGGGAATGATATGGGCCAAATATACCGTGCCCATCTCGCAATACTCGCCGTCGCTGGACAATGAGGCATTATGCCCCATCCTATTCCGCTATGCCGAAGTATTGCTCACCATCGCCGAAGCAAACGTGGAGTTGAACGAGAACCTTGACGAAGCGCTCGACATAATCGACCAACTGCGTACACGCGGTGGCATGAGTAAGTTGAACCGTTCGAAATATACCGATCAAAAAAGCATCCGTACCCTGATACGCCGCGAACGTACCATCGAACTGGCCGGCGAAGGCATGCGCCGTGCCGACATTGTCCGCTGGAAAGATGATAACGGCAAGATGGTGGCTCATACGGTGCTGAACGGAACTCTTTATAGAATGATAGGCACAGTGAACGAGAAAGAAAGCAACCCAGAAATGCGCGCCCGCATAGAACCGCGCACATCGGCCAACGAGAAGCAATGCCGCATCGAAGACCGCGTGTTCAACGACCACAACCGCTACCTGCCTTTCCCTCAAAGCGAACTTGAGAACAATCCGAAGTTAAAACAGAATGACGGTTATGCAAACTAA
- a CDS encoding DNA alkylation repair protein produces the protein MKKKSDTPEGVDLKRLLSAEEVAERVACIQQELEAYIDPVKKEVLPRFFKTGKGQYGEGDKFLGVIVPNTRLVAKMHKDEPFGVMAALLQSPWHECRLCALLMLLERFKKSDEKGRKSIYEFYLSQTSRINNWDLVDLSAPGIVGEYLKDKSRDELYRLADSPLLWERRIAVVATYTLIKNHDFIDILALSERLLHHKHDLMQKAVGWMLREMGKRDKDLLVQFLEKHCKTMPRTMLRYAIEKFPEEERREFMKR, from the coding sequence ATGAAAAAGAAGAGTGACACACCGGAAGGCGTTGATTTGAAGCGTCTCCTTTCGGCGGAGGAAGTAGCCGAAAGAGTAGCCTGCATACAGCAAGAGTTGGAAGCATATATCGACCCTGTAAAGAAAGAGGTTCTGCCCCGTTTCTTCAAGACCGGGAAGGGGCAGTATGGCGAAGGCGACAAGTTTCTGGGTGTGATTGTGCCTAATACGCGTTTGGTGGCCAAGATGCACAAGGACGAGCCTTTCGGGGTGATGGCGGCATTGCTGCAAAGCCCATGGCACGAATGCAGGCTCTGTGCTTTGCTGATGTTGCTGGAACGCTTTAAAAAGAGCGATGAAAAGGGAAGAAAATCAATCTACGAGTTCTACCTTTCGCAAACCTCTCGCATCAATAACTGGGATTTGGTGGACTTGTCCGCTCCCGGCATCGTGGGCGAGTACTTGAAAGACAAATCGCGCGATGAATTGTATCGCTTGGCGGACAGCCCGTTGCTTTGGGAGCGGCGCATAGCGGTGGTGGCTACCTATACGCTTATCAAAAACCACGATTTCATCGATATTCTGGCTCTTTCCGAGCGCCTGCTCCACCATAAGCACGACCTGATGCAGAAAGCCGTGGGCTGGATGCTTCGCGAAATGGGCAAGCGCGACAAGGACTTGTTGGTGCAATTTCTGGAGAAGCATTGCAAGACGATGCCCCGCACCATGCTGCGCTATGCCATCGAGAAGTTTCCGGAAGAGGAGCGGAGGGAATTCATGAAGCGTTGA
- a CDS encoding DUF4348 domain-containing protein: MKAIRYALCLFAVLLLSVSSGRAAADEEDFNTFLRNFTSGASFQYSRIKFPLKSPIVLLKDDGETEQTFPFTREKWALLDEETLKEGKITEEEGGVYTSHFTLDEPDHKEFEAGYDESEVSLRVVFERIGGKWYVTDCYTDWYNPDLPIGELKETIRMVQEENKAFEELHP, translated from the coding sequence ATGAAGGCAATTCGCTATGCGCTGTGCCTGTTCGCAGTGCTTTTGCTGTCGGTTTCGAGTGGGCGGGCAGCAGCCGATGAGGAAGATTTCAATACATTCCTCAGGAATTTCACATCCGGTGCTTCCTTCCAGTATTCCCGCATCAAGTTTCCGCTGAAGTCGCCCATTGTCTTGCTGAAGGACGACGGAGAGACGGAACAGACTTTTCCCTTCACCCGCGAGAAGTGGGCCTTGCTGGACGAGGAGACCTTGAAAGAGGGAAAGATTACGGAAGAGGAGGGTGGCGTCTATACCTCTCACTTCACGTTAGACGAACCGGACCATAAGGAATTCGAAGCCGGATATGACGAGTCCGAAGTATCGCTGCGTGTCGTATTTGAACGGATAGGCGGCAAATGGTATGTCACCGACTGCTACACCGACTGGTATAACCCCGATCTCCCTATCGGCGAACTCAAAGAGACCATCCGTATGGTGCAGGAAGAGAACAAAGCATTTGAAGAACTGCATCCTTAA
- a CDS encoding FecR family protein: MKKQYADSTQYVQKEALFRFFSGEASLDERMEIKEWVERSEENLREFNAQRKLFDMINFIQEEENAKHIKATPAKRIQIRNLIKIAAAVILTFLVTQIYHQYTAHDEMIPALCSVYAPAGQRTQVTLPDGTTVWLNACTTLKYPTSFASSGLRRVTLHGEAYFEVTHQAKNPFIVETDKCDIEVLGTHFNVEAYPHTTKFETCLMEGSVKVTSKGKEPDSVILKPHEKVSLEKGCLKVSTVTDYNAYLWKEGIISIRNQPFSDIMQTFEKYFATRILVKNKKVLKYSYTGKFRQTDGIDYALRILQNDLHFTFHYDMEQQTITIE, from the coding sequence ATGAAAAAACAATATGCAGACAGCACACAATATGTACAGAAAGAGGCTCTTTTTCGTTTTTTTAGCGGCGAAGCAAGTCTTGACGAAAGAATGGAAATAAAAGAATGGGTGGAGCGTTCGGAAGAGAATCTACGGGAATTCAATGCACAACGCAAACTCTTCGATATGATCAACTTCATACAGGAAGAAGAGAATGCCAAGCATATAAAAGCAACCCCAGCAAAGCGCATACAAATCCGTAATCTGATAAAAATAGCAGCAGCAGTAATATTGACGTTTCTCGTCACACAGATATATCACCAATATACCGCACACGATGAAATGATTCCGGCTTTATGCTCGGTATATGCACCGGCAGGACAACGCACGCAGGTAACCCTGCCCGACGGCACAACCGTATGGCTCAATGCCTGCACTACCTTAAAATACCCGACATCTTTTGCTTCCTCCGGTCTCAGACGTGTAACCCTGCACGGAGAGGCCTATTTCGAAGTGACCCATCAGGCGAAAAATCCGTTCATCGTAGAAACCGACAAATGCGATATCGAAGTGTTGGGCACTCATTTCAATGTAGAAGCCTATCCACATACAACGAAATTTGAAACCTGCTTGATGGAAGGTAGCGTAAAAGTAACTTCCAAAGGAAAAGAACCCGATTCTGTTATACTAAAACCGCACGAAAAGGTCTCATTAGAAAAAGGATGTCTGAAAGTAAGCACCGTGACCGACTATAATGCTTATCTCTGGAAAGAAGGAATAATCAGTATAAGGAACCAACCGTTCAGCGACATCATGCAAACTTTTGAGAAATACTTTGCCACCAGAATACTTGTCAAGAATAAAAAGGTTTTAAAGTACTCTTATACCGGCAAGTTCCGTCAAACAGACGGTATCGACTATGCACTGCGCATCCTGCAAAACGACCTTCACTTTACTTTCCACTACGACATGGAACAGCAAACAATCACCATTGAATAA